One region of Thunnus thynnus chromosome 14, fThuThy2.1, whole genome shotgun sequence genomic DNA includes:
- the LOC137197372 gene encoding zinc finger protein 436-like, producing MPHSCAVKTCRNKAKTGTALSFHRLPVREPERLKRWLSALNVNVNTPIEELKKYIVCSEHFVPEDYTVNGQLRTDRMHRFLTPTAVPTVTSCTLQQNAAEDSENDRTKDVSLDSHSSEDSQSVSEELLPSLHQCDIKVEETEIHPQVKEEQVDKCISADMEADTSNDAKNRHPKSEPTTDWELFPSSSTETMTVNDDKWNESDGSSSPHRSVEVFVELEQPPRQEKSCRFCGKSFKRDSYLIRHVGKSHKGHKAFKCLECNKEFEQRYQLVLHIRIHTGEKPFSCDYCDKTFVQNSSRLAHMRVHTGEKPYFCVKCGKSFATSNHFKFCRMQNECKITPEKEDVDENHKEQKPFKCFECNKEFNQKHQLVLHARVHTGEKPFSCDFCGKTFTQNSNRIVHMRQHTGEKPYFCNKCGKRFASSHHLKLCTGTQHNRINKSFRCITCGRTFHTDSDLKVHVEVHESWKRHISEKLQGQELEEKNLKHV from the exons ATGCCTCACTCCTGCGCTGTGAAGACATGCAGAAATAAAGCAAAGACTGGCACTGCCTTGTCGTTTCACCGCCTGCCAGTGAGGGAACCTGAGCGGCTCAAACGGTGGCTGTCTGCCTTAAACGTAAATGTAAATACTCCCATTGAGGAGTTAAAGAAATATATTGTCTGCTCAGAGCATTTCGTACCGGAGGACTACACCGTTAACGGACAGCTGAGGACCGATAGGATGCACCGTTTTTTGACGCCAACGGCTGTCCCGACCGTTACCTCCTGCACGCTTCAACAAAATGCAGCGGAG GATTCAGAAAACGACAGGACCAAGGATGTGTCATTGGATTCTCATTCCTCTGAAG ACAGCCAGTCGGTCTCTGAAGAGCTGCTTCCCTCACTGCATCAATGTGACATTAAGGTGGAGGAAACAGAGATCCACCCACAGGTCAAAGAGGAGCAGGTGGACAAGTGTATCAGTGCAGACATGGAGGCTGATACTTCCAACGATGCTAAAAACAGACATCCTAAATCAGAACCAACCACTGACTGGGAGCTCTTCCCATCCTCCAGTACTGAAACTATGACTGTAAATGATGACAAATGGAATGAAAGTGACGGTTCATCATCGCCTCATCGTAGCGTCGAAGTCTTTGTGGAACTGGAACAGCCTCCGAGGCAAGAAAAGTCTTGTCGTTTTTGTGGTAAAAGTTTTAAGAGAGACTCTTATCTGATCAGGCATGTAGGCAAGAGCCACAAAGGGCACAAGGCCTTTAAATGCCTGGAGTGTAACAAGGAGTTTGAACAACGTTACCAGCTAGTCCTGCACATAAGAATTCACACAGGTGAAAAACCCTTTAGTTGCGATTACTGTGACAAAACGTTTGTTCAGAACTCAAGTCGCCTTGCTCACATGAGGGTGCATACTGGGGAAAAACCATATTTTTGTGTGAAGTGTGGGAAAAGTTTTGCCACAAgcaatcattttaaattttgcaGAATGCAGAACGAGTGCAAAATCACACCAGAAAAAGAGGATGTGGATGAGAATCACAAAGAGCAGAAGCCCTTTAAATGCTTTGAATGCAACAAGGAGTTTAATCAAAAGCACCAGCTTGTTCTGCATGCGAGAGTTCACACTGGTGAAAAACCCTTCAGTTGTGATTTCTGTGGCAAGACGTTCACACAGAACTCTAATCGTATTGTTCACATGAGACAGCAtactggagagaaaccgtatttttgtaataaatgtGGCAAAAGGTTTGCAAGTAGCCATCATCTCAAACTGTGCACAGGAACTCAACACAATAGGATAAACAAGTCATTTCGTTGTATAACTTGTGGTAGAACCTTTCACACAGATTCAGACCTGAAGGTGCATGTGGAGGTTCACGAGTCATGGAAACGGCACATCAGTGAGAAACTGCAAGGACAAGagttagaagaaaaaaattTAAAGCATGTCTGA
- the aftphb gene encoding aftiphilin yields MESDIMPLHSSSPPPLDDDDGEVGSEEDEFGEFGGFSDGVSCSPLGFADSTEPPSRLRQPSPTIKAATRQPNCSFNHPAEQSQPTSTGNSGSSRGQVEAEGLHSNTESSFHLTNGYAERNHNSGIHAASISGACSPKEETGFADFTVFTEQAAHPWCCGFSPMGSTEQWGGGLGGTNSLGEKPYDPGQGIIMDSEPRSHCAYKARENGCTKVKHCEKRDAALVQSSQDHCQSQEAATAFDYPSRSGDEELGKTADSQRERRHQLTSELQDYRESEEDGEDRENSVSTVPQTVSEYESAAEDLGSFCDDVSFECPSEDLEPNVSSLVSPEDQTDWDQTDVEEEELGDYRHSHSFVNLRPSQSEAEKGFHYCDQSATQETSATSNQSRATYTDGEFADFKDSSSEHQSDSDHAQTVGAGVLSLGSLPPSDSFADFCSAPTQEDGDGSWAEFKEQKAQEDGKTWTQFREQVSSLQTDGDTEEKQDWMGQDEGFKRKSCQASLSCRVQQLLQASFPEVVVPAVEGEEEVSSLGALLQPQHLPESDEEKIPELCPRAQWAQLGLRWPYQDVHSAIGLKFQWGGSHTNRTLLRCLGVDTRNVVFIGMKKQPVAVPAFASSLGMLEPTKDSVPAVCSPRHTVVTAQAPPGPPDKPDPSTESMQEALPSRQLDWSRRGLSSSQDGCCALNLDYFGPEEESRSSSSRSDTPPPGVDRELYELTISKLETSGNSSCLEDTLNRLLSTAEKTSTSVRKPQQDEELSAEAVRLISGLPNLSFMQAKVLMFPSILVPKE; encoded by the exons ATGGAATCAGACATCATGCCCTTGCACTCatcatcccctcctcctctggatgatgatgatggggaGGTGGGATCAGAGGAAGACGAGTTTGGGGAGTTTGGTGGATTCTCTGATGGGGTGTCCTGCTCCCCTCTTGGCTTCGCTGATTCTACTGAGCCACCATCCCGCCTCAGACAGCCTTCACCGACCATAAAAGCAGCCACCCGTCAACCCAACTGCAGCTTTAACCACCCAGCTGAACAATCCCAGCCCACATCCACTGGTAACTCAGGGTCCAGCAGGGGCCAGGTAGAAGCGGAAGGGCTGCATAGTAACACTGAATCATCTTTTCACCTCACAAACGGTTACGCAGAAAGAAACCACAACTCTGGGATCCACGCTGCTTCCATATCAGGTGCTTGCTCTCCGAAGGAGGAAACAGGGTTTGCTgatttcactgtgtttacagAGCAGGCAGCACACCCTTGGTGCTGTGGCTTCTCTCCTATGGGCAGCACAGAGCAGTGGGGTGGCGGATTGGGAGGGACGAACAGTTTGGGTGAAAAACCCTATGATCCAGGACAAGGGATTATCATGGACTCTGAGCCCAGATCTCATTGTGCATATAAGGCAAGAGAAAATGGCTGCACCAAGGTCAAGCACTGTGAGAAAAGAGATGCAGCCCTCGTGCAATCATCTCAGGACCACTGTCAGTCTCAGGAAGCTGCAACAGCTTTTGATTATCCATCTCGTTCTGGGGATGAGGAGCTAGGCAAGACAGCAGACAGCCAGAGGGAAAGGAGGCATCAGTTAACTTCAGAGTTGCAGGATTATAGAGAGTCAGAGGAAGACGGAGAAGATCGAGAGAACAGTGTTTCTACTGTCCCCCAAACGGTCAGTGAGTATGAGTCTGCTGCAGAGGACCTGGGATCCTTCTGTGATGATGTTTCATTTGAGTGTCCTTCTGAGGACTTGGAGCCAAATGTTTCATCTCTTGTTTCACCGGAGGATCAGACTGACTGGGACCAGACTGATGTCGAAGAAGAGGAACTGGGAGACTACAGGCATTCTCACTCTTTTGTCAATCTCAGACCGTCACAGTCAGAAGCAGAGAAGGGTTTTCATTACTGCGACCAATCTGCGACTCAGGAAACTTCTGCTACCTCCAACCAGTCACGTGCAACGTATACAGACGGTGAATTTGCAGACTTCAAAGACAGCAGTTCCGAGCATCAAAGTGATAGTGATCATGCCCAAACAGTCGGTGCAGGGGTGCTGAGTCTAGGGAGCCTCCCGCCGAGTGACAGCTTTGCAGATTTCTGCTCAGCACCCACACAGGAGGATGGAGATGGGTCATGGGCGGAGTTCAAGGAGCAGAAGGCTCAGGAGGACGGGAAAACGTGGACACAGTTTAGAGAACAAGTCAGCAGCCTGCAGACGGACGGGGACACTGAGGAGAAGCAGGACTGGATGGGACAAGACGAGGGTTTCAAGAGGAAGAGCTGTCAG GCTTCACTGTCCTGTCGtgtccagcagctcctccaggcCAGTTTCCCAGAGGTTGTGGTCCCAGCTGtggagggtgaggaggaggtgtCCAGCCTCGGGGCTTTGCTTCAACCACAACATCTCCCTGAGAGTGATGAAGAGAAGATACCAGAGCTGTGTCCCAGAGCTCAGTG GGCTCAGCTGGGTTTGCGGTGGCCTTACCAGGATGTCCACAGTGCGATTGGCCTCAAGTTTCAGTGGGGTGGCTCCCATACTAACAGGACTCTGCTCAGGTGCCTTGGTGTGGACACAAGGAACGTT GTGTTCATTGGCATGAAGAAGCAGCCAGTGGCTGTGCCTGCTTTTGCATCCAGCCTG GGAATGCTAGAGCCCACCAAAGACTCTGTGCCAGCTGTCTGTTCTCCAAGACACACAGTGGTCACAGCACAAGCACCTCCAGGGCCACCGGACAAACCGGACCCCTCAACAGAATCAATGCAG GAGGCGCTCCCTTCCAGGCAGCTGGACTGGAGCCGCCGTGGCCTTAGCAGCTCTCAGGACG GCTGCTGTGCTCTCAATTTGGATTATTTTGGTCCCGAGGAGGAGAGCAGATCCAGCAGCAGCCGAAGCGACACTCCTCCTCCAG GAGTTGACCGTGAGCTGTATGAGTTGACCATCAGCAAACTGGAAACCAGCGGTAACAGCAGCTGCCTAGAGGACACTTTAAATCGCCTGTTGTCCACTGCAGAGAAGACCAGCACTTCAGTCAG GAAACCTCAGCAGGATGAAGAGCTGAGTGCAGAGGCTGTCAGGCTGATCTCTGGACTGCCTAACCTGTCTTTCATGCAGGCCAAGGTCCTCATGTTCCCGAGCATCCTCGTACCCAAAGAATGA